From Burkholderia cenocepacia, the proteins below share one genomic window:
- a CDS encoding winged helix-turn-helix domain-containing protein, giving the protein MIRIGTLHVFLDRREIRSNGKLLRIGSRAFEILELLIRANGALVSKDDIMQRVWPHTVVEENNLQVHIASLRKALAGDRNLIVTVPGRGYRLVAGQDDGDAPVRPATWRPSAAPSTLFGREQTVADVLAALQGARVVTLVGAGGIGKTRVAIEAAARADARFPEGTVFVSLATVACPRFVPDALAGAFGITQPTGSLTLEAVLASVARRRMLLVLDNCEHLLDAAAQIASALTDADDGLCVLATSRESLRIHGERVCPVPPLDVPDEGAGDREAMNASAVQLFAARARAADPRFPLDARSLALMASVCRRLDGLPLAIELAAARAAVLGIDVLAAHLDDHFRLLTGGFRTALPRHQTLQAMYDWSYRLLGDAERLLLRWLGVFRDGFSIEAVREVVGANGPAGADLLDTIAGLVSKSLVILETAHGVPRYRLLTTTRAYAQQQLDSHGEGAAAARAHATYFLALFRRAAHDGDAPGSGPEGATRLDAVRRELGNLRAALDWAFSAQGDAALGIALAAVAVPCLFDLSLVDECRERARVALDAMRDADATGVSDDARVRVLAAYAAALAHTAGSTQVVHDAWSEVHALGFDAAEAELPSRES; this is encoded by the coding sequence ATGATCCGGATTGGAACACTTCACGTTTTTCTCGACAGACGTGAAATTCGTTCGAACGGCAAGCTGCTGCGCATCGGCAGCCGCGCATTCGAAATTCTCGAGCTGTTGATTCGGGCGAACGGTGCGCTGGTATCGAAAGACGACATCATGCAGCGCGTATGGCCGCACACCGTGGTGGAGGAAAACAACCTGCAGGTGCACATCGCGTCGCTGCGCAAGGCGCTGGCCGGCGACCGCAACCTGATCGTGACGGTGCCGGGCCGCGGCTATCGGCTGGTCGCCGGGCAGGACGACGGCGACGCGCCCGTGCGTCCCGCGACGTGGCGGCCGTCCGCGGCGCCGAGCACGCTGTTCGGCCGCGAACAGACGGTCGCCGACGTGCTGGCCGCGCTGCAGGGCGCGCGCGTCGTGACGCTGGTCGGCGCGGGCGGCATCGGCAAGACGCGCGTCGCGATCGAAGCGGCGGCGCGCGCCGACGCACGCTTTCCGGAAGGCACCGTATTCGTTTCGCTCGCGACCGTCGCGTGTCCGCGCTTCGTGCCGGACGCGCTGGCCGGCGCGTTCGGCATCACGCAGCCGACCGGCTCGCTGACCCTCGAAGCGGTGCTCGCCAGCGTCGCACGTCGCCGGATGCTGCTCGTGCTCGACAATTGCGAGCACCTGCTCGACGCCGCCGCGCAGATCGCGAGCGCGCTCACCGATGCGGACGACGGGCTGTGCGTGCTCGCGACGAGCCGCGAATCGCTGCGCATCCACGGCGAGCGCGTGTGCCCGGTGCCGCCGCTCGACGTCCCCGATGAAGGCGCCGGCGATCGCGAGGCGATGAACGCCAGCGCGGTGCAGTTGTTCGCGGCGCGGGCGCGCGCGGCCGATCCGCGCTTTCCGCTCGACGCGCGCAGCCTGGCGTTGATGGCATCGGTCTGCCGTCGCCTCGATGGTCTGCCGCTCGCGATCGAGCTGGCGGCGGCCCGCGCCGCCGTGCTGGGCATCGACGTGCTGGCCGCCCATCTCGACGATCACTTTCGGCTGCTGACCGGCGGTTTTCGCACCGCGTTGCCGCGCCATCAGACGCTGCAGGCGATGTACGACTGGAGCTACCGGTTGCTCGGGGACGCCGAGCGCCTGCTGCTGCGATGGCTCGGCGTGTTTCGCGACGGCTTCTCGATCGAGGCCGTGCGCGAGGTCGTCGGTGCCAACGGGCCGGCCGGCGCCGATCTGCTCGATACGATCGCCGGCCTCGTGTCGAAATCGCTGGTGATCCTCGAGACCGCGCACGGCGTGCCGCGCTACCGGCTGCTGACGACCACGCGGGCCTACGCGCAACAGCAGCTCGACAGTCACGGCGAGGGCGCGGCCGCGGCGCGCGCGCACGCGACCTACTTCCTCGCGTTGTTCCGGCGCGCGGCCCACGATGGCGACGCGCCGGGCAGCGGGCCGGAGGGCGCGACCCGGCTCGATGCGGTCCGGCGCGAGCTCGGCAATCTGCGTGCCGCGCTCGACTGGGCATTTTCGGCGCAGGGCGACGCGGCGCTCGGCATCGCGCTCGCGGCCGTCGCGGTGCCGTGCCTGTTCGATCTGTCGCTCGTCGACGAATGTCGCGAGCGCGCGCGTGTCGCGCTCGATGCGATGCGCGACGCGGATGCAACCGGGGTGTCCGACGATGCACGCGTGCGGGTGCTGGCCGCGTATGCGGCGGCGCTCGCGCATACCGCAGGGTCGACGCAGGTCGTGCACGATGCGTGGTCGGAAGTGCACGCGCTCGGATTCGATGCGGCCGAGGCCGAACTGCCGTCGCGCGAGTCGTGA
- a CDS encoding DoxX family protein: MKPDQPDLLSRHATDLGLLFLRVAASVLLLVVHGLPKIVHYTAEAAAIEDPFHLGRTLSILFAIFAEVVCPVFMIVGLYPRLAALPVMIVTLVALVFVHPDWPLRDAQFAWMLLILFGTIAIAGAGRYVLPLPGVMRRRA, from the coding sequence ATGAAACCTGATCAACCCGACCTCCTTTCCCGTCATGCGACCGATCTCGGCCTGCTGTTCCTGCGCGTCGCCGCCAGCGTGCTGTTGCTCGTGGTGCACGGCTTGCCGAAGATCGTGCATTACACGGCCGAAGCCGCGGCCATCGAAGATCCGTTCCATCTCGGCCGCACGCTGTCGATCCTGTTCGCGATCTTCGCGGAGGTCGTGTGCCCGGTCTTCATGATCGTCGGTCTGTACCCGAGGCTGGCGGCGCTGCCGGTGATGATCGTCACGCTCGTCGCGCTGGTGTTCGTCCACCCCGACTGGCCGCTGCGCGATGCGCAGTTCGCGTGGATGCTGCTGATCCTGTTCGGCACGATCGCGATCGCGGGCGCCGGCCGCTACGTGTTGCCGCTGCCGGGCGTCATGCGCCGGCGCGCCTAG